In a single window of the Salvelinus namaycush isolate Seneca chromosome 6, SaNama_1.0, whole genome shotgun sequence genome:
- the LOC120049997 gene encoding E3 ubiquitin/ISG15 ligase TRIM25-like — protein MDSISCSICLDLLKDPVTIPCGHSYCKGCIKGYWSLDDQKGIHSCPQCRQTFTPRPALNRNILLAELVEKLKTDFKTVPSASCFFGPEDVKYDRDDSAAAAERKEKQGQLREKRQQVGLTICVREKEMQDIRQALMSLSLSAQAAVEHCELVFAELIRSIERRRWEVKELISAHQRASVSQTEGLLVRMEQEIAELKRRDKELEQLAQTEDNINFLKTFQSLCVAPGTELLPYITANQHFSFEEVKSSISGMMERMEDVLKEEMVQITGKVTAVSEVYVLSPRPELMAAAEVHFHHEPKTRVEFLENYCHLTLDPNSAYQHLRLSECNREVSWSDKALSYSDHPDRFTDHYQVLCKEDLSGTHYCEVDRRGECEVAITYRSISRKGGLECCFGSNDQSWSLVCRNSSCSYWHNKNRTDIPVPCSTRVGVYLDSRAGTLAFYSVSDTMTLLHRVQTTFTDDLCAGFWVGPGCGSSVALC, from the exons ATGGACTCGATCAGTTGTTCGATCTGCCTGGATCTACTGAAGGATCCAGTGACTATTCCCTGTGGACACAGCTACTGTAAAGGCTGTATCAAGGGATATTGGAGTCTTGATGACCAAAAGGGAATTCACAGCTGCCCCCAGTGCCGACAGACCTTCACCCCAAGACCTGCTCTGAACAGAAACATTCTGCTGGCTGAGTTGGTAGAGAAATTGAAGACAGATTTCAAAACGGTTCCCTCTGCTTCTTGTTTCTTTGGACCTGAAGATGTGAAGTATGATCGTGATGACTCAGCCGCAGCagcagagaggaaggagaaacag GGGCAGCTGAGGGAGAAACGACAGCAAGTCGGGCTGACaatctgtgtgagagagaaggagatgcaGGACATAAGACAGGCGTTGATGTCCCTTTCA CTTTCAGCACAGGCAGCAGTGGAGCACTGTGAGCTGGTCTTTGCTGAGCTGATCCGCTCCATTGAGAGAAGGCGCTGGGAGGTGAAGGAGCTGATCAGCGCCCACCAGAGGGCGTCAGTAAGCCAGACTGAAGGACTCCTGGTGCGAATGGAGCAGGAGATAGCTGAGCTGAAGAGGAGAGACAAGGAGCTGGAGCAGCTCGCACAAACAGAGGATAACATTAATTTCCTCAAG ACATTCCAGTCTCTTTGTGTGGCTCCTGGAACTGAGCTCTTACCCTATATCACTGCCAACCAACACTTCTCCTTTGAGGAAGTGAAGAGCTCCATCTCTGGAATGATGGAGCGAATGGAGGATGTATTGAAGGAGGAAATGGTCCAGATAACTGGAAAAG TAACGGCTGTCTCCGAAGTCTATGTCCTCAGCCCAAGACCAGAAT TAATGGCTGCTGCTGAAGTACATTTTCATCATGAGCCCAAGACCAGAGTGGAGTTCTTGGAGA ACTACTGCCATCTCACGTTGGATCCCAACTCGGCATATCAACACCTGCGTCTGTCTGAGTGCAATAGAGAAGTGTCATGGAGTGACAAGGCTCTGTCTTATTctgaccatccagacagattCACAGACCACTACCAGGTGTTGTGTAAAGAGGATCTGTCTGGAACCCACTACTGTGAGGTGGATAGGAGGGGGGAGTGTGAGGTAGCCATCACATACAGAAGCATCAGCAGGAAAGGCGGATTGGAATGTTGCTTTGGTTCCAATGATCAGTCCTGGAGTTTGGTGTGTCGCAACTCGAGTTGTTCCTATTGGCACAATAAGAATAGGACTGATATCCCTGTCCCCTGCTCcaccagagtaggagtgtatctggacagCAGGGCAGGGACTCTGGCCTTCTACAGCGTCTCGGATACAATGACCCTCCTCCACAGAGTCCAGACCACATTCACTGATGACCTCTGTGCTGGGTTTTGGGTTGGTCCTGGTTGTGGATCATCTGTGGCTCTGTGTTGA